A part of Amycolatopsis lurida genomic DNA contains:
- a CDS encoding sensor histidine kinase: MNTHSSADRLRRLRWTLTALFTVMNTLGLVVFAWLLISEDGDQGEERIDAALTQVTSSVSRLVAYDDGTVGFGLVNTDVLDDRCPQFAILPGGAPAFQPHFSRANCVPMSMHLLNGLATEAVKTGKLVQGHQKASNGDMVKVRAEPLRDGDGKTFAAVVAVQSTEAEDSAHTTFTLLVIGGTVLLVAILGFAGHLLSGRSIRPAAAALQQQEVLLAETAHDLRTPVAALRALAETAMANPAQSAELLPRTVRLAARMGGIIDDLLVRARLAAGVEQLSIQPIWLDQLVVGIVEDTATDGAEVTVTAAPTKVNADPALLQRAIGNLLDNAMRYGRHPGSKAFVHLTVAGGTVTVADHGPGIDTTLAGDAFDRFASTGGSSGLGLSIVRWVAQAHGGTLAVYNADEGGAIFELRFPVSPN, encoded by the coding sequence GTGAACACCCACTCCTCGGCCGATCGGCTGCGCAGGCTGCGCTGGACGCTGACCGCGTTGTTCACCGTGATGAACACCCTCGGGCTGGTCGTCTTCGCGTGGCTGCTCATCAGCGAGGACGGTGACCAGGGCGAGGAACGGATCGACGCCGCGCTGACCCAGGTCACGTCGTCGGTCAGCAGGCTGGTCGCCTACGACGACGGCACCGTCGGCTTCGGGCTGGTCAACACCGACGTGCTGGACGACCGCTGCCCCCAGTTCGCGATCCTGCCCGGTGGGGCGCCCGCGTTCCAGCCGCACTTTTCGCGGGCGAACTGCGTCCCGATGAGCATGCACCTGCTGAACGGGCTCGCCACCGAGGCGGTGAAGACCGGCAAGCTGGTGCAGGGGCATCAAAAGGCGTCGAACGGCGACATGGTCAAGGTCCGTGCCGAACCGCTGCGAGACGGTGACGGCAAGACCTTCGCGGCCGTCGTCGCGGTGCAGTCCACCGAGGCCGAGGATTCCGCGCACACCACGTTCACGCTGCTGGTGATCGGCGGCACCGTGCTGCTGGTCGCGATCCTGGGCTTCGCGGGCCACCTGCTGTCCGGGCGCTCGATCCGCCCCGCGGCCGCGGCCCTGCAGCAGCAAGAGGTCCTGCTCGCCGAAACCGCGCACGACCTCCGCACCCCGGTCGCCGCCCTGCGCGCGCTCGCCGAAACCGCGATGGCCAATCCCGCGCAGTCGGCGGAACTCCTGCCGCGCACCGTCCGCCTCGCCGCGAGGATGGGCGGGATCATCGACGACCTCCTCGTCCGCGCCCGGCTCGCCGCCGGCGTGGAACAGCTGAGCATCCAGCCGATCTGGCTCGATCAGCTGGTGGTGGGCATCGTCGAGGACACCGCGACCGACGGCGCCGAAGTCACCGTCACCGCCGCGCCCACCAAGGTCAACGCCGATCCCGCGCTGCTGCAACGGGCGATCGGCAACCTCCTCGACAACGCCATGCGCTACGGCCGCCACCCCGGCTCGAAGGCGTTCGTGCACCTGACCGTCGCCGGCGGCACCGTGACCGTCGCGGACCACGGCCCGGGTATCGACACGACGCTGGCGGGCGACGCCTTCGACCGGTTCGCCAGCACCGGCGGATCCTCCGGGCTCGGGCTGTCGATCGTGCGGTGGGTCGCGCAGGCGCACGGCGGCACGCTCGCGGTGTACAACGCGGACGAGGGCGGCGCGATCTTCGAACTGCGGTTCCCGGTCAGCCCGAACTGA
- a CDS encoding response regulator transcription factor yields the protein MTRVMVVEDDENLRLALVTQLRAAGYVVDEAGDIATADRLLRGTHHDCVVLDRMLPDGDAIEYVHMRRQLGWRAPVLFLTARDALADRVAGFEHGGDDYLVKPFVMAELTERVANLCHRSAFDRPSVLHHEDLVMDCARREVRRAGVLLTLTNKEYAVLEYLLTRAGLPVQRADLIEHCWDAQADPMSNVVDVVVKRLRRKLKEPELIHAVRGLGYRLGTR from the coding sequence ATGACACGGGTGATGGTCGTCGAAGACGACGAGAATCTGCGGCTCGCGCTGGTCACGCAGCTCCGCGCGGCCGGCTACGTCGTCGACGAGGCGGGTGACATCGCCACCGCGGACCGGCTGCTGCGCGGGACCCACCACGACTGCGTGGTGCTGGACCGGATGCTGCCGGACGGCGACGCCATCGAGTACGTCCACATGCGACGGCAGCTGGGCTGGCGGGCGCCGGTGCTGTTCCTCACCGCCCGCGACGCGCTCGCCGACCGGGTGGCCGGGTTCGAGCACGGCGGCGACGACTACCTCGTGAAGCCCTTCGTGATGGCCGAGCTGACCGAGCGGGTGGCCAACCTGTGTCACCGATCGGCCTTCGACCGGCCCTCGGTGCTGCACCACGAAGACCTGGTGATGGACTGCGCGCGGCGCGAGGTGCGCCGGGCGGGCGTGCTGCTCACCTTGACCAACAAGGAGTACGCGGTGCTCGAATACCTCCTGACCAGGGCGGGCTTGCCGGTGCAGCGGGCCGACCTGATCGAGCACTGCTGGGACGCGCAGGCCGATCCGATGTCCAATGTGGTCGATGTGGTGGTGAAGCGGTTGCGCCGCAAGCTGAAGGAACCCGAACTGATCCACGCCGTCCGAGGCCTCGGCTACCGGCTGGGCACGCGGTGA
- a CDS encoding helix-turn-helix transcriptional regulator: protein MTVQTGQLSLVTGTGQGGDRAGLGELLAEATGEVLVMSTGTDTAFQRIALGGVRPGVRHKVLFPDSARMSGALNRMSRAGAEVRTDAEVPMDALVIDRTSVVLPAEGRQAGSAVFRLPGVVTATVGLFERIWQASAPLVPLDLPDTGNASILTCREQELLTLLFSGTTDESAAARLGVSVRTVRRMVADIMNRLGARSRFQAGAKAVDRGWLMAKAG from the coding sequence ATGACCGTGCAGACCGGCCAGCTCAGCCTGGTCACGGGAACGGGCCAGGGCGGCGACCGGGCGGGGCTCGGCGAGCTTCTCGCGGAAGCGACCGGCGAAGTGCTCGTCATGAGCACGGGAACGGACACCGCGTTCCAGCGGATCGCGCTCGGAGGCGTGCGCCCCGGCGTGCGGCACAAGGTGCTCTTCCCCGACTCCGCGCGGATGTCCGGTGCGCTCAACCGCATGTCGCGGGCGGGCGCCGAGGTGCGGACCGACGCCGAAGTGCCGATGGACGCGCTGGTGATCGACCGGACCTCGGTCGTCCTCCCGGCGGAAGGCAGGCAGGCCGGTTCCGCCGTGTTCCGGCTGCCCGGCGTGGTCACCGCGACGGTCGGGCTGTTCGAGCGGATCTGGCAGGCCTCCGCCCCGCTCGTCCCGCTGGATCTCCCGGACACCGGGAACGCCTCGATCCTGACCTGCCGCGAACAGGAGCTGCTGACGCTGCTGTTCTCCGGCACCACCGACGAATCCGCCGCCGCGCGTCTCGGTGTCTCCGTGCGCACGGTGCGCCGGATGGTCGCCGACATCATGAACCGGCTCGGCGCCCGCAGCCGGTTCCAGGCGGGCGCCAAGGCCGTCGACCGCGGCTGGCTGATGGCGAAGGCGGGCTGA
- a CDS encoding right-handed parallel beta-helix repeat-containing protein, producing MTTSTSGRVLLVAQRPGAYPTIGDALAEASDGAVITIAGGEYAETVELTGLRVTLAAADGATVVIDGRGADRPVFRGIGGALVLEGIEVLAGDASAIQADDTELAIRNCTVSGGRGPAIAIRGTTAFTVSGCVISGAEQGIVVDGSPGRIEDTTVEDVTGDGITLGQGADPVVLRCTVTGCGLRGIYVYQYARPVVEGCTVSHTGHEGIAVAHHGVPVLKRCTVTDTRGPGISFASGCGGEISGCRVSNTAEPGIAIAEGATPTIGEVADPGAVGDNALDEMLAELDAMIGLPGVKEEVRSLVDELQVNEWRRRAGLPVGAAGHHLIFAGAPGTGKTTVARIYGKLLKALGVLPVGQFREVSRRDLVGQYIGHTAEKTATVFEEAKGGVLFIDEAYTLTRLAGSGGDFGQEAIDTLVPLMEEHRDEVAVIVAGYTGEMVDFLAANPGLASRFGKTIEFENYSPAELLAIFGRMASAGDYEVDPAAGPVLTSHFQRVSGDVNFGNARDARLLFEKARTAQSQRLRLLGRMPAIEELRGLHVADVEAAIAR from the coding sequence ATGACGACTTCGACTTCCGGCCGTGTCCTCCTGGTGGCCCAGCGGCCAGGCGCGTACCCGACCATCGGCGACGCTCTGGCGGAAGCGTCCGACGGCGCCGTCATCACCATCGCGGGCGGTGAATACGCGGAGACCGTCGAACTGACCGGCCTCCGGGTGACGCTGGCCGCGGCGGACGGGGCCACCGTCGTCATCGACGGCCGAGGAGCGGACCGGCCCGTTTTCCGCGGCATCGGCGGGGCGCTCGTCCTCGAAGGGATCGAAGTCCTGGCGGGTGACGCGTCCGCGATCCAGGCCGACGACACGGAACTCGCGATCCGGAACTGCACCGTCTCCGGCGGACGCGGCCCGGCGATCGCGATCCGCGGCACGACGGCGTTCACCGTGAGCGGTTGCGTGATCTCGGGAGCGGAACAGGGGATCGTCGTCGACGGTTCGCCAGGGCGGATCGAGGACACCACCGTCGAAGACGTGACGGGGGACGGCATCACCCTCGGGCAGGGCGCCGATCCGGTCGTGCTCCGCTGCACGGTCACCGGTTGCGGGCTGAGGGGGATCTACGTCTACCAGTACGCCCGGCCGGTCGTCGAAGGCTGCACCGTTTCGCACACCGGGCACGAAGGCATCGCCGTCGCGCACCACGGGGTGCCGGTCCTCAAGCGGTGCACGGTCACCGACACCCGGGGCCCGGGGATCTCGTTCGCTTCCGGGTGCGGCGGCGAGATCTCCGGATGCCGGGTCTCGAACACCGCGGAACCGGGGATCGCGATCGCCGAAGGGGCGACGCCGACGATCGGTGAGGTCGCGGACCCCGGCGCCGTGGGGGACAACGCGTTGGACGAGATGCTCGCCGAACTCGACGCGATGATCGGCCTTCCCGGGGTCAAGGAAGAGGTCCGCTCGCTGGTCGACGAGTTGCAGGTCAACGAATGGCGCCGCCGGGCCGGGCTGCCCGTCGGCGCGGCCGGGCACCATCTGATCTTCGCGGGCGCGCCCGGCACCGGGAAGACCACGGTCGCGCGGATCTACGGCAAACTCTTGAAGGCGCTGGGAGTCCTGCCGGTCGGCCAGTTCCGGGAGGTGTCGCGCCGGGATCTCGTCGGGCAGTACATCGGGCACACCGCGGAGAAGACCGCGACGGTGTTCGAGGAGGCCAAGGGCGGCGTCCTGTTCATCGACGAGGCGTACACGCTGACGCGGCTCGCCGGCTCCGGCGGCGATTTCGGCCAGGAGGCGATCGACACCCTGGTGCCGTTGATGGAGGAACATCGCGACGAAGTGGCCGTGATCGTGGCCGGGTACACCGGTGAGATGGTCGATTTCCTCGCCGCCAACCCCGGTCTCGCGTCGCGCTTCGGCAAGACGATCGAGTTCGAGAACTACAGCCCGGCCGAACTGCTCGCCATCTTCGGGCGGATGGCGTCGGCAGGCGACTACGAAGTCGATCCCGCCGCCGGTCCGGTGCTCACCAGCCACTTCCAGCGTGTCTCCGGCGACGTCAACTTCGGCAACGCGCGGGACGCGCGCCTGCTGTTCGAGAAGGCGCGCACGGCTCAGTCACAACGCTTGCGGCTGCTGGGCCGGATGCCCGCGATCGAAGAACTGCGCGGGCTGCACGTGGCCGACGTGGAGGCGGCCATCGCACGATAA
- a CDS encoding winged helix-turn-helix domain-containing protein, whose product MRVLVTEDDENLRVALEFALRGDGFAVDTAADLPGADEALTVNAYDCAVFDRMLPSGDALAYVRHRRSAGWPMPVLFLTARDSVADRIDGLRVGGGDYLVKPFAMPELIARVRSLCRRDMAGQAVVLRCADVELDTGRHQISRAGVLLTVTRKEYLVMERLMAATGRPVSRRELIRYAWDEMADPASNVLDVVIARLRRKLKDPPLIHTVRGSGYRMAPL is encoded by the coding sequence GTGCGGGTGCTGGTGACCGAGGACGACGAAAACTTGCGGGTGGCGCTGGAATTCGCGCTGCGCGGGGACGGGTTCGCGGTGGACACCGCCGCCGACCTCCCCGGCGCGGACGAGGCGCTGACGGTGAACGCCTACGACTGCGCGGTGTTCGACCGGATGCTGCCTTCGGGCGACGCGCTGGCCTATGTGCGCCACCGGCGCAGCGCCGGATGGCCGATGCCCGTGCTGTTCCTGACCGCGCGCGACAGCGTCGCCGACCGGATCGACGGCCTGCGCGTCGGCGGCGGTGACTACCTGGTCAAACCCTTCGCGATGCCGGAACTGATCGCGCGGGTGCGCAGCCTGTGCCGCCGCGACATGGCCGGGCAGGCGGTGGTCCTGCGGTGCGCCGACGTCGAACTCGACACCGGCAGGCATCAGATCTCCCGGGCGGGTGTACTGCTCACCGTGACGCGCAAGGAGTATCTCGTCATGGAGCGGCTGATGGCCGCGACCGGGCGGCCGGTCTCGCGGCGGGAACTGATCCGGTACGCGTGGGACGAGATGGCGGATCCGGCGTCGAACGTGCTGGACGTCGTGATCGCGCGGCTGCGGCGGAAGCTCAAGGACCCGCCGCTGATCCACACCGTGCGGGGGTCGGGTTACCGGATGGCGCCGCTCTAG
- a CDS encoding IclR family transcriptional regulator — protein MGQHSGIGVLDKAVAVLQAVAEDPCGLAELCTRTGLPRATAHRLAVGLEVHRLLRRGPDGRWRPGTALAELAGGSTDPLLDAASSVLPKLRDITGESVQLYRRDGVQRVCVSTAEPPSGLRDTVPIGSRLPMTAGSGAKVLAAWSDPHTQRTILTEAVYGERTLLEVRRRGWAQSVAEREPGVASVSAPVRDSTGTVVAAVSVSGPIERIGRKPGARWAADLLAAADALQERL, from the coding sequence GTGGGACAGCATAGCGGTATCGGAGTACTCGACAAGGCCGTGGCCGTGCTTCAGGCCGTGGCCGAAGATCCTTGTGGCCTGGCGGAACTGTGCACGCGGACCGGTTTGCCGCGCGCGACGGCGCATCGGCTCGCGGTCGGCCTCGAAGTGCATCGCCTGTTGCGCCGCGGCCCCGACGGGCGCTGGCGCCCGGGTACCGCGCTCGCGGAGCTGGCGGGCGGTTCGACCGACCCGCTGCTCGACGCGGCGAGTTCGGTGCTGCCGAAATTGCGCGACATCACCGGCGAAAGCGTGCAGCTGTACCGACGCGACGGCGTCCAGCGCGTGTGTGTTTCGACCGCGGAGCCGCCGAGCGGGCTCCGTGACACGGTGCCGATCGGTTCACGGCTGCCGATGACCGCGGGCTCCGGCGCGAAGGTGCTCGCCGCGTGGTCGGATCCGCACACCCAGCGCACGATCCTCACCGAGGCCGTGTACGGGGAGCGCACCCTGCTCGAAGTCCGCCGCCGCGGCTGGGCCCAGAGCGTGGCGGAGCGGGAACCCGGTGTGGCGAGTGTCTCGGCGCCCGTCCGGGATTCGACGGGCACCGTCGTCGCCGCGGTGTCGGTTTCCGGGCCCATCGAACGCATAGGGCGTAAACCAGGGGCGCGCTGGGCCGCGGACCTCCTCGCCGCCGCGGACGCGCTTCAAGAGCGTCTCTGA
- the leuC gene encoding 3-isopropylmalate dehydratase large subunit, whose translation MPRTLAEKVWESHLVRRGEGAEPDLLYIDLHLLHEVTSPQAFDGLRLAGRKLRRPDLTIATEDHNVPTIDIELPIADPVSRTQVDTLRANCKEFGVRLHPMGDAEQGIVHVIGPQLGLTQPGMTVVCGDSHTSTHGAFGAMAFGIGTSEVEHVMATQTLPLRPFKTMAITVDGALRPGVTAKDVILAVIAKIGTGGGQGYVLEYRGEAIEKLSMEARMTVCNMSIEAGARAGLIAPDETTFAYLKGRPHAPQGADWDAAVENWRELRTDDDAVFDAEVRLNADELTPFVTWGTNPGQGLPLGAEVPDPERIGDENERIAAEKALSYMDLKPGTPLREIAVDTVFLGSCTNGRIEDLRAAADVLRGHKVADSVRMLVVPGSMRVRQAAEAEGLDRVFTEAGAEWRQAGCSMCLGMNPDQLKPGERSASTSNRNFEGRQGKGGRTHLVSPLVAAATAVRGTLSSPEDLQPAVAR comes from the coding sequence ATGCCCCGGACACTGGCCGAGAAAGTGTGGGAGTCGCACCTGGTGCGGCGCGGCGAGGGGGCCGAGCCCGATCTGCTCTACATCGATCTCCACCTGCTGCACGAGGTCACCAGCCCCCAGGCGTTCGACGGACTCCGCCTGGCCGGCCGGAAACTGCGCCGCCCCGACCTCACCATCGCGACCGAGGACCACAACGTCCCGACGATCGACATCGAGCTGCCCATCGCGGATCCCGTGTCCCGCACCCAGGTCGACACCCTTCGCGCCAACTGCAAGGAGTTCGGCGTCCGGCTGCACCCGATGGGCGACGCCGAGCAGGGCATCGTGCACGTCATCGGCCCGCAGCTGGGCCTGACGCAGCCGGGGATGACCGTGGTGTGCGGCGACAGTCACACCTCGACGCACGGGGCCTTCGGCGCGATGGCGTTCGGCATCGGTACCTCCGAGGTCGAACATGTGATGGCCACCCAGACCCTGCCGCTCCGTCCATTCAAGACGATGGCGATCACGGTCGATGGCGCCCTGCGCCCCGGCGTCACGGCGAAGGACGTCATCCTCGCGGTGATCGCGAAGATCGGCACCGGCGGCGGGCAGGGCTACGTCCTCGAGTACCGCGGTGAGGCCATCGAAAAGCTGTCGATGGAAGCCCGGATGACGGTGTGCAACATGTCCATCGAAGCGGGCGCGCGCGCCGGGCTCATCGCGCCGGACGAGACGACGTTCGCGTATCTGAAGGGCCGCCCGCACGCTCCGCAGGGCGCCGACTGGGACGCCGCCGTCGAAAATTGGCGCGAACTCCGCACCGACGACGACGCCGTCTTCGACGCCGAGGTGCGCCTGAACGCCGACGAGCTCACGCCTTTCGTGACCTGGGGCACGAACCCGGGCCAGGGGCTCCCGCTGGGCGCCGAGGTGCCCGACCCGGAGCGGATCGGCGACGAGAACGAGCGCATCGCCGCTGAGAAGGCCCTGTCCTATATGGACCTGAAGCCGGGCACGCCGCTGCGTGAGATCGCGGTGGACACCGTCTTCCTCGGCTCGTGCACGAATGGCCGTATCGAGGATCTGAGGGCCGCCGCGGACGTCCTGCGCGGGCACAAGGTCGCCGACTCGGTCCGGATGCTCGTCGTCCCCGGCTCGATGCGCGTCCGCCAGGCGGCGGAAGCCGAAGGGCTGGACCGGGTCTTCACCGAAGCGGGCGCGGAATGGCGTCAGGCCGGCTGCTCGATGTGCCTCGGCATGAACCCGGATCAGCTCAAGCCGGGCGAGCGGAGCGCGTCGACCTCGAACCGCAACTTCGAAGGCAGGCAGGGCAAGGGCGGCCGCACGCACCTGGTCTCACCGCTCGTCGCGGCCGCCACGGCCGTGCGGGGCACGCTGTCCAGCCCCGAAGACCTGCAGCCCGCCGTCGCTCGCTGA
- the leuD gene encoding 3-isopropylmalate dehydratase small subunit, with the protein MDAFTHHTGVGVPLRRSNVDTDQIIPAVYLKRVSRTGFEDGLFAAWRSDESFILNQEPFKSGSVLVAGPDFGTGSSREHAVWALMDYGFRVVISSRFADIFRGNSGKQGLVAAQVEQADVELLWKLLENEPGTEVTVDLESKTVRAKDFTAPFQIDDYTRWRLLEGLDDIALTLRHAEEIDTFETRRPSWKPVTLPAASS; encoded by the coding sequence ATGGACGCGTTCACCCACCACACCGGCGTCGGGGTCCCGCTGCGCAGGTCCAACGTGGACACTGACCAGATCATCCCGGCGGTCTACCTCAAGCGCGTGAGCCGCACCGGCTTCGAGGACGGGCTCTTCGCCGCCTGGCGTTCCGACGAGTCGTTCATCCTCAACCAAGAGCCCTTCAAGAGCGGGTCGGTCCTGGTCGCGGGCCCGGACTTCGGCACCGGTTCCTCCCGTGAGCACGCCGTGTGGGCCTTGATGGACTACGGATTCCGGGTCGTGATCTCCTCCCGGTTCGCGGACATCTTCCGCGGCAACTCGGGCAAGCAGGGCCTCGTCGCCGCTCAGGTCGAGCAGGCGGACGTCGAACTGCTGTGGAAGCTGCTCGAAAACGAGCCCGGGACGGAGGTCACGGTGGACCTCGAGTCGAAGACGGTACGAGCCAAGGACTTCACCGCGCCCTTCCAGATCGACGACTACACCCGCTGGCGGCTCCTCGAAGGGCTCGACGACATCGCCCTGACACTCCGCCACGCGGAGGAGATCGACACTTTCGAGACCCGGCGCCCCTCCTGGAAGCCGGTGACCCTCCCGGCGGCCTCCTCCTAA
- a CDS encoding HU family DNA-binding protein, whose product MANKAQLIEALSERLGDKKVASEAVDGLVDIIIRTVNKGEKVNITGFGVFEKRARAARTARNPRTGETVRVKKTNVPAFRAGTTFKDVISGSKKLPKATAVKRATTGTATRATTTRATTTRTAASRPAATRSTTTRTRAAATTTRAAAKPAAKATATKAAAKTTATKAAPKTAAKATTRATTAKKATATKAAAKPAAKATAAKAPAKKAPAKRTSAAAKKK is encoded by the coding sequence ATGGCCAACAAGGCCCAGCTGATCGAGGCGCTGTCGGAGCGCCTGGGCGACAAGAAGGTCGCGTCGGAGGCCGTCGATGGCCTTGTCGACATCATCATCCGGACGGTCAACAAGGGCGAGAAGGTGAACATCACCGGCTTCGGTGTGTTCGAGAAGCGCGCCCGCGCCGCCCGCACCGCGCGGAACCCGCGCACCGGTGAGACCGTTCGCGTCAAGAAGACCAACGTGCCCGCGTTCCGCGCCGGCACGACCTTCAAGGACGTCATCAGTGGTTCGAAGAAGCTGCCGAAGGCCACCGCTGTGAAGCGCGCGACCACCGGCACCGCCACTCGCGCCACCACCACCCGCGCGACGACGACCCGGACGGCCGCCAGCCGCCCGGCCGCGACGCGTTCCACCACCACGCGGACCCGCGCCGCCGCCACGACGACGCGTGCCGCCGCGAAGCCGGCCGCCAAGGCGACCGCGACCAAGGCAGCGGCCAAGACGACCGCCACCAAGGCCGCGCCGAAGACCGCTGCCAAGGCCACGACTCGCGCCACCACGGCCAAGAAGGCGACCGCCACCAAGGCCGCCGCGAAGCCGGCCGCCAAGGCGACCGCTGCCAAGGCTCCCGCGAAGAAGGCTCCGGCCAAGCGGACTTCGGCTGCCGCGAAGAAGAAGTAA
- a CDS encoding NUDIX hydrolase → MSGVIRAAGAVLWRRGGDRIEVALVHRPRYDDWSLPKGKLDPGETIAGAAVREIEEETGFDAVLGRYLVRTEYTVAGTPKTVDYFSAHAVSGAFAPNEEVDELRWLDAEAAEKLLTRPEDVRVLREFSALPPELTTVILVRHAKAGKRDEWNGDDDLRPLSDAGQRQAEALRSLLRHYAPGRVLSAPRLRCVQTVNGLAEDLGVEIRHEPLLSEEGYWPDPVLGVARLLAIAGDGGTPVISSQGGVIPDVVSALADRDGVDLTAARGGVVPSKKGSFWVLSFRPATDQDGPVLVAADYFASPLPTPAPAHP, encoded by the coding sequence ATGAGCGGGGTCATCCGGGCGGCGGGAGCCGTCCTCTGGCGTCGTGGCGGGGACCGGATCGAGGTCGCGCTGGTCCACCGGCCGCGCTACGACGATTGGTCGCTGCCGAAGGGAAAGCTGGATCCGGGCGAGACCATCGCGGGCGCGGCGGTCCGGGAGATCGAAGAGGAGACCGGATTCGACGCGGTGCTCGGCCGCTATCTGGTCCGGACCGAATACACCGTGGCGGGCACGCCGAAGACCGTCGACTACTTCTCCGCGCACGCCGTTTCCGGTGCTTTCGCGCCGAACGAGGAAGTCGACGAGTTGCGCTGGCTCGACGCGGAGGCGGCGGAAAAACTGCTGACGCGGCCCGAGGACGTCCGGGTGCTGCGCGAGTTCTCCGCGCTGCCGCCCGAACTCACCACGGTGATCCTGGTGCGGCACGCCAAAGCGGGTAAACGCGACGAGTGGAACGGCGACGACGACCTGCGTCCGCTGTCGGACGCGGGCCAGCGCCAGGCCGAAGCGCTGCGTTCGCTGCTGCGGCACTACGCGCCCGGCAGGGTGCTCTCGGCGCCGCGCCTTCGCTGTGTCCAGACGGTGAACGGGCTCGCCGAAGACCTCGGGGTCGAGATCCGGCACGAGCCGCTGCTGTCGGAAGAGGGCTACTGGCCGGACCCGGTGCTCGGTGTCGCGCGGCTGCTGGCCATCGCCGGTGACGGTGGCACGCCGGTGATCTCCAGCCAGGGCGGGGTGATCCCGGACGTCGTCAGTGCGCTGGCCGACCGTGACGGCGTCGACCTGACCGCGGCGCGCGGCGGTGTGGTGCCGTCGAAGAAGGGTTCGTTCTGGGTGCTGTCGTTCCGGCCCGCGACCGATCAGGACGGGCCGGTGCTGGTGGCCGCGGACTATTTCGCGTCGCCTTTGCCCACACCCGCTCCCGCGCATCCCTGA